A stretch of the Medicago truncatula cultivar Jemalong A17 chromosome 5, MtrunA17r5.0-ANR, whole genome shotgun sequence genome encodes the following:
- the LOC11412341 gene encoding protein ALTERED XYLOGLUCAN 4 encodes MWARDMDKMDLIVLSFGHWFLDIPSIYYEGDSVIGCFRCQEFKFNYSDIGFYIPMRKALRTTLNSIIERKMVKGNKIDVIVRTYSPTHFEGGWDKGGTCSKREPYGNEEKKLEGMDAKIRSVEIEEVENARAKAKQFGLNLEVLDITKLALLRPDGHAGAYMNPFPFANGVPKYVQNDCVHWCLPGPIDTWNEILLEMMKKKSGSSRR; translated from the coding sequence ATGTGGGCAAGGGATATGGATAAAATGGACTTGATTGTTTTGTCATTTGGTCATTGGTTTTTGGACATTCCTTCAATTTACTATGAAGGTGATTCAGTTATAGGTTGTTTTAGATGTcaagaatttaaatttaattatagtGATATTGGATTTTATATTCCAATGAGAAAGGCTTTAAGGACTACCCTTAATAGCATAATTGAGAGGAAAATGGTTAAAGGGAATAAAATTGATGTGATTGTGAGAACATACTCACCTACTCATTTTGAAGGTGGTTGGGATAAGGGTGGTACTTGTTCAAAGAGAGAGCCATATGGAAATGAGGAGAAGAAACTTGAAGGAATGGATGCTAAGATAAGAAGTGTTGAGATAGAGGAAGTGGAAAATGCTAGGGCAAAAGCTAAACAATTTGGATTAAATTTAGAGGTGCTTGATATAACAAAATTGGCATTGTTGAGACCAGATGGTCATGCTGGTGCTTATATGAATCCTTTTCCATTTGCAAATGGAGTTCCAAAATATGTACAAAATGATTGTGTTCATTGGTGCTTGCCAGGACCTATAGATACTTGGAATGAGATTTTGTtggagatgatgaagaagaaatctGGATCATCGAGGAGATGA
- the LOC11412840 gene encoding protein ALTERED XYLOGLUCAN 4, producing the protein MGSTNPFNDNLSSFNKKFFHLTLYSLLPISLLCIYLILLSLTPFAPTKLLHSTTISTYHYSSTYSSPPSTSFVGKNKVYDHEKSCDYSNGDWVSDMRGPLYNVTTCGTIKESERCITNGRPDLGYLYWRWKPSECNLPRFEPNTFLNLIKNKHIAFVGDSLARNQLESLLCMLSTTSTPNLVYQDGKSNKFRKWHFPSHNATFSLYWSPFLVHGVERSNEGNYYNTMFLDLVNERWAKDIDQMDMIVVSTGHWFLLPSIYYESDLVLGSLNCPEFNHTQIDFYVPLRKALRTTLNSIIERKVAKGNRIDVIVKTFSPAHFEGDWDKAGTCSKTKPYRKEEKIVGGMDGEIRRIEIEEVESAKTKANKFEGIRIEVLDVTKLALLRPDGHPGPYMNPFPFANGVPKYVQNDCVHWCLPGPIDTWNEIFVEMMKRWE; encoded by the exons ATGGGAAGCACAAACCCCTTCAATGATAATCTTTCCTCCTTCAATaagaaattttttcatttaactcTTTATTCATTGCTTCCCATATCCCTTCTTTGTATATACTTGATCCTTTTGTCCCTTACTCCTTTTGCACCAACTAAGCTTCTTCATTCTACCACCATTTCCACCTACCACTATTCATCTACTTACTCTTCTCCTCCTTCAACTTCTTTTGTAG ggAAGAACAAGGTTTATGATCATGAGAAATCATGTGACTATTCAAATGGAGATTGGGTTAGTGACATGAGAGGCCCTTTATACAATGTCACCACATGTGGTACAATCAAAGAAAGTGAGAGATGCATCACAAATGGTAGACCTGATTTAGGTTATCTTTATTGGAGATGGAAGCCAAGTGAGTGTAATCTACCAAGGTTTGAACCAAACACTTTCCTCAATCTCATTAAGAACAAACATATAGCTTTTGTTGGAGATTCTTTGGCTAGGAACCAATTAGAGTCACTTCTTTGCATGTTATCGACTACTTCAACACCTAACCTTGTTTACCAAGATGGCAAGTCCAATAAATTTCGTAAGTGGCACTTTCCTTCTCATAATGCTACCTTTTCTTTGTATTGGTCCCCATTTCTAGTGCATGGTGTTGAAAGATCAAATGAAGGGAATTATTATAATACAATGTTTTTGGATCTTGTCAATGAGAGGTGGGCAAAGGATATTGATCAAATGGACATGATTGTTGTATCAACTGGCCATTGGTTTTTGCTTCCTTCAATTTACTATGAGAGTGATTTAGTTCTTGGTAGCTTGAATTGTCCTGAGTTTAATCATactcaaattgatttttatgttcCATTAAGAAAGGCTTTGAGGACTACCCTTAATAGTATAATTGAGAGGAAAGTTGCTAAAGGAAATAGAATAGATGTGATTGTTAAAACATTTTCACCTGCTCATTTTGAAGGTGATTGGGATAAGGCTGGTACTTGTTCAAAGACTAAGCCTTATAGAAAAGAGGAGAAGATAGTTGGAGGAATGGATGGTGAGATTAGAAGGATTGAGATAGAAGAAGTGGAAAGTGCCAAGACAAAAGCTAATAAATTTGAAGGTATTAGAATTGAGGTGTTGGATGTAACTAAATTGGCATTATTGAGACCAGATGGTCATCCAGGTCCTTACATGAATCCTTTTCCATTTGCAAATGGAGTTCCAAAATATGTACAAAATGATTGTGTTCATTGGTGCTTGCCAGGACCTATAGATACTTGGAATGAGATTTTTGTAGAGATGATGAAGAGGTGGGAGTAA